From a region of the Thermus albus genome:
- the hpt gene encoding hypoxanthine phosphoribosyltransferase, with product MRSMFTAGNGPVQIPPEAIANRVKELGAQIAQDYQGKTPHLICVLNGAFIFMADLVRAIPLPLTLDFISISSYGNAYRTSGEVELLKDLRLPIHGRDVIVVEDIVDTGLTLSYLLDYLEARKPASVRVAALLSKPSRRQVEVPIHYLGFEIEDAYVYGYGLDRAQFDRNLPFITSLRPEEE from the coding sequence ATGAGGTCCATGTTCACCGCGGGAAACGGACCCGTGCAGATTCCCCCCGAGGCCATAGCAAACCGGGTGAAGGAGCTGGGAGCCCAGATCGCCCAGGACTACCAGGGGAAAACCCCGCACCTCATCTGCGTCCTGAATGGGGCCTTCATCTTCATGGCCGACCTGGTACGGGCCATCCCCTTGCCCCTCACCCTGGACTTCATCTCCATCAGCTCCTACGGCAACGCCTACCGCACAAGCGGCGAGGTGGAGCTTTTAAAGGACCTCCGCCTTCCCATCCATGGCCGGGACGTGATCGTGGTGGAGGACATCGTGGATACGGGGCTTACCCTTTCCTACTTGTTGGACTACCTCGAGGCCCGCAAGCCCGCCTCGGTGCGGGTGGCGGCCCTCCTCTCCAAGCCCAGCCGGCGCCAGGTGGAGGTGCCCATCCACTACCTGGGCTTTGAGATTGAGGACGCCTACGTCTACGGCTACGGCCTGGACCGGGCCCAGTTTGACCGCAACCTGCCCTTCATCACCTCCCTTCGTCCGGAGGAGGAATGA
- a CDS encoding pseudouridine synthase, giving the protein MKRPLRLQAFLARAGLGSRRQAEELIRQGRVRVNGAVATLGQKVNPGDVVEVDGKRVEPLAERVVLALHKPRGYTTTRHDPHAQKTVFHLLPPIPGLHPIGRLDRDSEGLLLLTNDGHLTLRLTHPRYGVRKVYRVWTERGTLPRSVCQRLLEGVELEDGPARALACRPAPGGAFLTLAEGRKREVRRMLKRVGYPVKRLLRLQVGPIRLGSLPPGRWRRLTAEEVEALLREIPLE; this is encoded by the coding sequence ATGAAAAGACCCTTGCGCCTGCAAGCCTTCCTGGCTCGAGCCGGCCTGGGAAGCCGCCGGCAAGCGGAGGAGCTGATCCGCCAGGGCCGGGTGCGGGTGAATGGGGCCGTGGCCACCTTGGGACAGAAGGTGAACCCAGGGGACGTGGTGGAGGTGGACGGGAAGCGGGTGGAGCCCTTGGCCGAGAGGGTAGTCCTGGCCCTGCACAAACCCCGGGGCTACACCACCACCCGCCATGACCCCCACGCCCAAAAGACGGTCTTCCACCTCCTGCCCCCTATCCCCGGCCTCCACCCCATAGGCCGCCTGGACCGGGACTCGGAGGGGCTTCTCCTCCTCACCAACGATGGCCACTTAACCCTCCGCCTCACCCACCCCCGGTATGGGGTGAGGAAGGTCTACCGGGTCTGGACGGAAAGGGGGACCCTGCCCAGGTCCGTCTGCCAGAGGCTTCTAGAGGGGGTGGAGCTGGAGGATGGCCCCGCCCGGGCCCTGGCCTGCCGCCCGGCCCCCGGTGGGGCCTTCCTCACCCTGGCGGAGGGCCGGAAGCGGGAGGTGCGGAGGATGCTGAAGAGGGTGGGCTATCCCGTAAAGCGCCTCCTGAGGCTTCAGGTGGGCCCCATCCGCCTTGGCAGCCTGCCCCCAGGAAGGTGGCGGAGGCTTACCGCGGAAGAGGTGGAAGCCCTCCTGCGGGAAATCCCCTTAGAATGA
- a CDS encoding queuosine precursor transporter: MKYLDLIAVLFAAVLLVSNVASTKLVILGPFTFDGGTLLFPLAYIFGDVLTEVYGYRRSRRVIWLGFFALLLATLTFQGVAALPAPKDGESQRFAEAFGLLLGLTPRIVLGSLLAYFVGEFANAYVLAKLKVKTEGRFFWLRALASTLVGQGLDTGIFLLVAFYGVFPPEVLLAVFLSNYVFKVGVEAFMLPITYGVVGFLKRVEGLDVYDRDTDFNPFRLA, from the coding sequence ATGAAGTACCTGGACCTGATCGCCGTGCTCTTCGCCGCCGTCCTCTTGGTTTCCAACGTGGCCTCCACCAAGCTGGTGATCCTAGGGCCTTTCACCTTTGACGGCGGTACCCTGCTTTTCCCCTTGGCCTACATCTTCGGGGATGTGCTCACCGAGGTCTACGGCTATCGGCGTAGCCGCCGGGTGATCTGGCTGGGATTTTTCGCCCTTCTCCTGGCCACCCTCACCTTCCAAGGGGTGGCCGCCCTCCCCGCCCCCAAGGATGGGGAAAGCCAGCGCTTTGCCGAGGCCTTTGGCCTCCTCCTGGGCCTTACCCCCAGGATCGTCTTGGGTAGCCTGCTGGCCTACTTCGTGGGGGAGTTCGCCAACGCCTACGTGTTGGCCAAGCTGAAGGTGAAGACCGAGGGGCGCTTCTTCTGGCTGAGGGCCCTCGCCTCCACCCTGGTGGGCCAGGGACTGGACACGGGCATCTTCCTCCTGGTGGCCTTCTACGGAGTCTTCCCCCCGGAGGTGCTCCTCGCCGTCTTCCTTTCCAACTACGTCTTCAAGGTGGGCGTGGAGGCCTTCATGCTCCCCATCACCTACGGGGTGGTGGGCTTCCTCAAGCGGGTGGAGGGGCTTGACGTCTACGACCGGGACACGGACTTCAACCCCTTCCGTTTGGCGTGA